One part of the Capsicum annuum cultivar UCD-10X-F1 unplaced genomic scaffold, UCD10Xv1.1 ctg1183, whole genome shotgun sequence genome encodes these proteins:
- the LOC124890080 gene encoding blue copper protein-like codes for MARKLSTLLLVFSTIFVLLQHVSIAQQTHVVGDALAWTVPNGGASAYSLWAARKTFAIGDTLVFNFTTGFHSVAEVSKADFDSCNTASPISISTNGPTNITLRSAGSHYYLCTFPRHCTLGQKLAISVSGSGSPTPQPTPARPVTPPTATPATSPSSNPSRAPAPSVSVAPAPGSVAQTYIVGDNMGWNVPTGGPVSYQRWTNGKSFKVGDTLVFNFVNGAHNVATVSKAAYDSCNTTSPINTISTGPARITLTNSGEHYYVCTFPRHCSLGQKLAINVTGSDSASPTPSIAATPSGSTVPSAPSGDSPVTSPPAPSASVPSLAVAALPVTFLSFALLRLLN; via the exons ATGGCAAGAAAGTTGAGTACTTTATTACTTGTTTTTTCTACAATATTTGTTTTATTACAACATGTTTCAATCGCACAACAAACTCATGTTGTTGGTGATGCTTTGGCTTGGACCGTTCCTAATGGTGGCGCCTCCGCTTATTCCTTGTGGGCCGCCCGTAAAACCTTCGCCATCGGCGACACTCTTG tatttAACTTTACAACGGGATTTCATAGTGTGGCTGAGGTATCAAAGGCAGATTTTGATTCATGCAATACTGCAAGCCCAATTTCAATTTCCACTAATGGGCCAACAAACATTACATTGAGATCTGCTGGATCACATTACTACCTTTGTACCTTTCCAAGACATTGTACCTTGGGCCAAAAATTGGCTATCAGTGTCTCCGGCTCCGGCTCTCCCACTCCTCAGCCGACTCCTGCCAGGCCCGTCACTCCTCCCACTGCCACCCCGGCTACGTCTCCTTCATCAAACCCATCGAGAGCTCCCGCCCCATCAGTGTCGGTCGCTCCTGCACCTGGTAGTGTAGCCCAAACTTACATTGTTGGAGATAACATGGGTTGGAATGTACCTACTGGTGGCCCAGTTTCTTATCAAAGATGGACTAATGGCAAATCCTTCAAGGTTGGAGATACTCTTG TTTTCAATTTTGTCAATGGGGCACATAATGTTGCAACAGTTAGCAaggcagcttatgactcatgtaacACAACTTCTCCAATAAACACAATTAGCACTGGTCCAGCTAGAATTACTCTAACAAATTCTGGTGAACACTACTACGTGTGCACATTCCCTAGACATTGTTCATTAGGTCAAAAGCTAGCCATCAATGTCACCGGCAGCGACTCGGCCTCCCCCACGCCTTCCATTGCCGCCACCCCATCGGGCTCCACCGTCCCATCCGCCCCCTCGGGCGATTCTCCGGTCACTTCACCACCCGCACCAAGTGCCTCAGTTCCATCTTTGGCTGTTGCAGCTTTGCCAGTCACTTTCTTGTCATTTGCCTTACTTAGGTTGTTGAATTAG